A genomic region of Hydrogenovibrio crunogenus contains the following coding sequences:
- a CDS encoding c-type cytochrome, which produces MHLNRWKLNPLVLSLTVMFGGVFLTACSDDSQQKAAEAVEDVKQSTSEAYEEAKQTTQEVMDETQEAVSDSVDSAQEAAESAGEEASDMAESASETTQEAINEASEEVDEAVAAVSVSGQDVYSTCVGCHGANGEGGVGPKLSGQAEDALVEKLKTYRSGKEIGPMSAMMIPNAQQLSDAEIKAVSSYITTL; this is translated from the coding sequence ATGCATTTAAATCGATGGAAATTAAACCCTTTAGTGTTGAGTCTGACTGTTATGTTTGGCGGCGTTTTTTTAACCGCTTGCAGTGATGATTCGCAACAAAAAGCGGCTGAAGCGGTTGAAGACGTTAAGCAATCAACCAGCGAAGCTTATGAGGAAGCGAAACAGACAACCCAAGAGGTGATGGATGAGACGCAAGAAGCCGTTTCAGATTCTGTGGATTCTGCCCAAGAGGCAGCCGAATCGGCAGGTGAAGAGGCTTCTGATATGGCTGAATCTGCTAGTGAAACGACTCAAGAGGCCATTAATGAAGCCTCTGAAGAAGTGGATGAAGCGGTTGCAGCTGTTTCTGTATCTGGTCAAGATGTTTATTCAACTTGTGTCGGTTGTCATGGCGCGAACGGAGAAGGGGGCGTTGGTCCGAAACTTTCTGGACAAGCCGAAGATGCTTTGGTTGAAAAATTAAAAACATATCGTTCTGGTAAAGAAATTGGCCCAATGAGTGCGATGATGATTCCTAATGCTCAGCAACTGTCGGATGCAGAAATAAAAGCCGTTTCAAGTTACATTACAACGCTTTAA
- a CDS encoding 1-aminocyclopropane-1-carboxylate deaminase/D-cysteine desulfhydrase, protein MKSLNTLQEFTPLTPLNHPLFDEKAIQVWIKRDDLNHPTIQGNKLHKLKYNLAEAGQLGKKSLLTFGGAYSNHIAATAAAGYSYGFKTIGFIRGDELANQPEKWSPTLQTAYQNGMQLHFLNRMDYRQKTRAHFFQQLQQQFPDSYILPEGGTNNLAIQGFEELSQQLAMQCPDWTHLYSAVGTGGTLAGLIKFSAFFCNQPRHILGVATLKQASYLIPTIEQLSGVRHNQQGLAQWQLLLDYCGQGYGKENSEIYATRKWFEEQFDIPLDPVYTNKMIYGFLEQLATGNIPPGSKVILYHSGGLQGRSPEKQI, encoded by the coding sequence ATGAAATCACTCAACACGCTCCAGGAATTCACGCCTCTTACTCCTTTAAACCATCCGCTATTTGATGAAAAGGCCATTCAAGTATGGATAAAACGGGATGATTTAAACCACCCCACCATTCAGGGAAACAAGCTTCATAAACTTAAATACAACTTAGCGGAAGCCGGACAGCTGGGCAAAAAAAGTCTACTGACATTCGGCGGGGCTTACTCCAATCATATAGCAGCCACGGCTGCTGCAGGATACTCATATGGATTTAAAACCATTGGTTTCATTCGAGGAGACGAGCTGGCTAACCAGCCTGAAAAGTGGAGCCCAACACTACAGACAGCATATCAGAATGGCATGCAGCTGCACTTTTTAAACCGAATGGACTACCGGCAAAAGACACGCGCTCACTTTTTCCAACAGCTACAACAACAGTTTCCTGACAGTTACATTTTGCCAGAAGGCGGAACAAACAACTTAGCCATACAGGGATTCGAAGAATTATCGCAACAGCTAGCCATGCAATGTCCTGACTGGACCCACCTTTACAGCGCCGTTGGCACGGGGGGCACTTTAGCAGGGTTAATCAAGTTCAGCGCTTTTTTCTGCAATCAACCCCGCCATATTTTAGGCGTTGCCACCTTAAAGCAAGCAAGCTACTTAATTCCAACAATAGAACAATTGAGTGGTGTTCGCCACAATCAACAAGGCTTAGCTCAGTGGCAACTGCTGTTAGATTATTGTGGTCAAGGATACGGAAAAGAAAACAGTGAGATTTATGCCACACGTAAATGGTTTGAAGAACAGTTTGATATTCCCTTAGACCCTGTCTACACCAATAAAATGATTTATGGTTTTTTAGAACAGTTGGCTACCGGCAACATCCCGCCCGGTTCTAAAGTCATCCTATACCATTCCGGCGGATTACAGGGTCGAAGCCCGGAAAAGCAAATATAA
- the hrpA gene encoding ATP-dependent RNA helicase HrpA: MSELIDFCDKSAVIKAVDQALVKDRFFLSKQLQRFNVDANTSQTDFDALKNDQAWLKFCDRLAKSVAAVQKNQQAVPKITYDNLPVAERRDEILALIQHHQVVVIAGETGSGKTTQIPKICLEAGRGVFGRIGCTQPRRLAARSVAERIAEELGSSLGQLVGYQVRFHDQVHQQSLLKVMTDGILLAEIQNDPYLNQYDTIIIDEAHERSINIDFLLGILKKLLPKRPDLKLIITSATIDTERFASFFEGAPIIEVSGRTYPVEVRYNPLVKIEDDDGNEFEQDIPTAIMYALEELSEIDPFGDVLVFQVGERDIKETAEVLRKQNLKNTEIVPLYARLSMAEQNKVFQTSQKRRVILSTNVAETSLTVPGIKFVIDPGLVRISRYSVRSKVQRLPIEKISQASANQRAGRCGRVSSGVCIRLYDEDDFKSRPEFTPPEIHRTSLATVILQMTQMKLGSVKHFPFIEPPEDKAINDGFRQLHEIGALDEKRRLTESGRQLAKLPLDPRMAKMVLEGQKNGVLVEVLIIASAISIQDPRDMNESNRQAANQVHKVFEDPRSDFLFFLNLWRFYEDKRRHLSQNKLRKLCKTNFLSYLRMKEWHDLFFQLEMSLKRIGVKVGELHLYEEVKQGKTVTERLSDTHSMAVHRSLMAGLLGNIAMRDDENTYLGARNTKLFIHPSSVLFKRKPKWMLSGELVETTKLYARNNAVIDVNWVEGIAPHLIKHSYTDPHWQKKAGQVGAFESVTLYGLPIVNRRRCNYGPINPKEAHKIFLRHGLVEGELNSKVAFFVHNQKMIAEIHHIESKLRRPDFLVEEDVLYEFYAEHIPGHIYSLPAFEKWVRKLEKNDPEALKALYLTQDFLLKQSYDSRLDVEYPDQLQIKNQLDLDVDYHFEPGKAQDGMVVKVPLSALNLVQAEDFEWLTPGLLKEKTAFYIKALPKQLRKQFIPAPNTAELVLKEMAPNKKLDGRKADYVTQLVWALNRRAQQKVATSDFESVDLPEYLEPYFVLQDDKGKKIAEQADLEALKTNYQHLVDARIQKHQSKKAPENRVIDRWDFGDLADSQTIRTQGVEMVAYPALQISGESIELALLGDEETAQAHHAEAVLALVKKELVEKEKYLQKKLPMQKACLCYAPYGTCQELTQQVIDRALFQLIPQPEKVRQQAAFEAILENARSQWIEQAQQVASQVNAILTAHQKIAKQVKGNVNPRWLASVADIRSQLDQLISKDFVRVTPEEWFKQLPRYLQGLEKRLAKIDVDPSKDQKAIREIQPILDAYDALAKEPAYQNHPGLVEIRWLIEELRLSLFAQPMKTLKPVSIQRIQKKLKAL; the protein is encoded by the coding sequence ATGTCTGAATTGATTGATTTTTGCGATAAATCTGCTGTTATAAAAGCCGTTGACCAAGCGTTGGTGAAGGATCGTTTTTTTCTGTCTAAACAATTACAACGGTTTAACGTGGATGCAAATACCTCTCAGACTGACTTTGATGCATTAAAAAATGACCAGGCCTGGCTGAAATTCTGTGACCGGCTTGCTAAATCCGTTGCAGCCGTTCAGAAGAATCAACAAGCCGTTCCCAAAATCACTTATGACAACTTGCCTGTCGCTGAGCGACGGGATGAAATACTGGCGTTGATTCAACACCATCAAGTGGTAGTCATTGCCGGGGAAACCGGGTCGGGAAAAACAACTCAGATTCCAAAAATCTGTCTGGAAGCGGGGCGAGGGGTCTTCGGTCGTATTGGGTGTACGCAGCCGAGAAGATTGGCCGCGCGCAGTGTGGCGGAACGCATCGCAGAAGAACTCGGTTCGAGCCTCGGACAACTGGTAGGCTATCAGGTTCGTTTTCACGATCAAGTGCATCAGCAAAGTTTGTTAAAAGTGATGACCGACGGTATTTTGCTGGCCGAAATTCAGAATGATCCTTATCTCAATCAATATGACACCATCATCATCGACGAAGCCCATGAACGCTCCATCAATATCGATTTTCTACTCGGCATCTTGAAAAAACTGTTGCCAAAACGTCCCGATTTAAAGCTGATTATCACCTCGGCAACGATTGATACCGAGCGCTTCGCCTCCTTTTTTGAAGGGGCGCCAATTATTGAAGTGAGTGGTCGTACCTATCCGGTAGAAGTGCGTTATAACCCGTTGGTCAAAATAGAAGATGATGACGGCAATGAGTTTGAGCAGGATATTCCAACGGCGATTATGTATGCCTTGGAAGAATTGTCTGAAATAGACCCGTTTGGGGATGTGCTGGTGTTTCAGGTGGGAGAGCGCGACATTAAGGAAACTGCAGAGGTGCTCCGTAAACAGAATTTAAAGAATACCGAAATTGTGCCGCTTTATGCTCGCTTGAGCATGGCAGAGCAAAACAAAGTCTTTCAAACCTCGCAGAAACGTCGGGTCATTTTATCCACCAATGTGGCAGAAACGTCTTTGACCGTGCCGGGCATTAAGTTCGTGATAGACCCAGGCCTGGTCAGAATCAGTCGTTATTCAGTGCGCTCTAAAGTCCAACGGTTGCCGATTGAGAAAATCTCGCAAGCGTCTGCTAATCAGCGCGCCGGCCGTTGTGGTCGTGTCAGTTCGGGTGTGTGCATCCGGTTATACGATGAAGACGATTTCAAGAGCCGTCCGGAATTTACGCCACCGGAAATCCATCGCACATCGTTAGCCACGGTCATTTTACAAATGACGCAGATGAAACTGGGGTCGGTGAAGCATTTCCCCTTTATCGAACCACCGGAAGACAAAGCAATTAATGATGGCTTCCGCCAGTTGCATGAAATTGGTGCGTTGGATGAAAAGCGCCGTTTGACTGAAAGTGGCCGTCAGCTCGCGAAATTGCCTCTCGATCCAAGAATGGCGAAAATGGTATTAGAGGGTCAGAAAAACGGTGTCTTGGTAGAAGTGTTGATTATCGCCTCAGCCATCAGTATTCAAGACCCGCGTGACATGAATGAATCGAATCGTCAAGCGGCGAACCAAGTCCACAAGGTCTTTGAAGATCCGCGATCAGATTTTCTGTTCTTTTTAAACTTATGGCGTTTTTATGAAGATAAACGGCGTCATTTAAGCCAAAACAAATTGCGTAAACTCTGTAAAACCAACTTCCTGTCGTATTTGCGTATGAAAGAATGGCATGATTTGTTTTTCCAGTTAGAAATGAGCTTGAAGCGCATCGGCGTTAAAGTCGGTGAGCTGCATCTGTATGAAGAAGTCAAACAAGGTAAAACCGTCACAGAACGGCTGTCTGATACGCATTCAATGGCAGTTCATCGTTCCTTGATGGCCGGGTTGTTGGGCAATATTGCCATGCGTGACGATGAAAATACCTATCTCGGTGCGCGTAATACCAAGTTATTTATCCATCCGAGTTCGGTGTTGTTTAAGCGTAAGCCAAAATGGATGTTGTCGGGTGAACTGGTCGAAACCACTAAACTGTATGCCCGCAATAACGCGGTGATTGATGTGAACTGGGTGGAAGGCATTGCGCCACACCTGATTAAGCACAGTTATACCGATCCGCACTGGCAGAAAAAAGCCGGGCAGGTTGGTGCATTTGAATCGGTAACACTTTATGGGTTACCAATTGTGAACCGTCGTCGTTGTAATTACGGCCCGATCAATCCGAAAGAAGCCCATAAGATTTTCTTGCGCCATGGGTTGGTGGAAGGGGAGTTGAACTCCAAAGTGGCGTTCTTTGTGCATAACCAAAAAATGATTGCGGAGATTCATCATATTGAATCGAAATTGCGCCGCCCGGATTTTTTGGTGGAAGAAGACGTGTTATATGAGTTTTATGCGGAGCATATTCCAGGGCATATTTATAGTCTGCCGGCATTTGAAAAATGGGTGCGCAAACTTGAAAAAAATGATCCTGAGGCACTGAAGGCGCTCTATCTAACGCAGGATTTTTTGTTAAAACAATCGTACGACAGTCGTTTAGACGTAGAATATCCGGACCAATTACAGATTAAAAACCAGCTCGACCTTGATGTCGATTACCATTTTGAACCGGGCAAAGCCCAAGATGGGATGGTAGTGAAAGTCCCTTTATCAGCATTGAACTTGGTCCAAGCTGAAGATTTCGAATGGTTGACGCCAGGGTTGCTGAAAGAAAAAACTGCCTTTTATATCAAAGCTTTACCAAAACAACTTCGCAAACAGTTCATTCCGGCTCCGAATACGGCTGAACTGGTATTGAAAGAAATGGCACCCAATAAAAAATTGGATGGGCGAAAAGCCGATTATGTCACTCAACTGGTGTGGGCGTTGAATCGACGCGCGCAACAAAAAGTCGCCACCAGCGATTTTGAATCGGTTGATTTACCTGAATACCTAGAACCTTACTTTGTGTTACAAGATGATAAAGGTAAAAAGATTGCTGAGCAGGCCGACCTGGAGGCCTTGAAAACGAATTATCAACACTTGGTTGATGCTCGAATTCAAAAACACCAATCAAAGAAAGCGCCGGAAAATCGTGTGATTGACCGTTGGGATTTCGGTGACCTAGCCGACTCTCAGACGATTCGAACACAAGGGGTGGAGATGGTGGCCTATCCTGCGTTACAAATATCAGGCGAGTCCATAGAGTTGGCCTTGTTGGGAGATGAAGAAACTGCCCAAGCACATCATGCTGAAGCGGTCTTGGCGTTAGTGAAAAAAGAGTTGGTCGAAAAAGAAAAATATTTGCAGAAGAAATTGCCGATGCAAAAAGCGTGTTTGTGTTACGCGCCTTATGGGACGTGTCAGGAGTTGACGCAACAGGTGATAGATCGCGCATTGTTTCAATTGATTCCTCAACCGGAAAAAGTTCGGCAGCAAGCGGCATTTGAAGCAATTCTAGAAAATGCCCGTTCTCAATGGATTGAGCAAGCGCAACAGGTCGCCTCGCAAGTGAATGCTATTTTGACGGCGCATCAGAAAATTGCCAAGCAAGTGAAAGGGAATGTGAATCCGCGTTGGTTGGCTTCCGTGGCAGATATACGTTCACAACTAGACCAGCTTATCAGCAAAGATTTTGTAAGAGTTACTCCCGAGGAATGGTTTAAACAGTTACCTCGTTATTTACAAGGCCTGGAAAAACGCCTTGCTAAGATTGATGTGGATCCGAGTAAAGACCAGAAAGCAATTCGTGAGATTCAACCGATTTTGGATGCTTATGATGCTCTGGCAAAAGAACCGGCGTATCAAAATCACCCAGGCCTGGTCGAAATTCGCTGGCTAATTGAGGAATTGCGCCTATCTTTATTCGCACAACCGATGAAAACCTTGAAGCCGGTTTCAATTCAACGGATACAAAAAAAACTGAAAGCGCTGTAG
- a CDS encoding DUF2062 domain-containing protein yields the protein MPKKIFKKYSPNPEKIKNMQGLGFLAKWLGNPNLWHIHRHNTAKAFANGLFWMAIPIPSQMVTSAITAILIRANLPLSVALVWISNPFTMPPIFYFNYLVGTWILGTPAEEGLHFEMSWNWILTTLGELWLPLYLGSAAVGAVLAVSSYFGLHMFWKWHVRRSWERRMQARQNKQNV from the coding sequence ATGCCGAAGAAAATATTCAAAAAATACTCTCCCAATCCTGAAAAAATTAAAAATATGCAGGGGTTAGGTTTTTTAGCAAAATGGCTTGGCAACCCAAACTTATGGCATATTCACCGACATAATACTGCAAAGGCATTTGCCAATGGATTATTTTGGATGGCGATTCCCATCCCCTCTCAAATGGTAACGTCCGCCATTACCGCGATTTTAATCCGAGCCAACCTCCCCCTCAGTGTGGCACTGGTTTGGATCAGCAACCCGTTTACAATGCCCCCTATATTCTACTTCAATTACTTGGTGGGCACATGGATTCTCGGAACCCCCGCGGAAGAAGGCTTACACTTTGAAATGAGCTGGAATTGGATTTTAACGACCCTTGGCGAACTGTGGTTGCCGCTTTATTTAGGCAGTGCTGCTGTGGGAGCTGTGTTAGCAGTCAGCAGTTATTTTGGATTACATATGTTCTGGAAATGGCATGTACGTCGCTCTTGGGAACGACGCATGCAAGCACGTCAAAATAAACAAAACGTCTAA
- a CDS encoding ammonium transporter translates to MEQLTTSLDVMFILLGAILVLFMHAGFAFLEVGTVQHKNQVNALVKIMTDLGVSTVAYFFIGYGVAYGVFLGFNLDGQLTQAMTEKSGYELVKFFFLMTFAAAIPAIVSGGIAERARFYPVLLATFLTVAFIYPFFEGMAWNGNLGMQSWLETSYGAPFHDFAGSIVVHAVGGWIALAAIIVLGSRTGRYDSNGNMRHVYPPSSIPFLALGAWILSVGWFGFNVMSAQAIEGIQGLVAMNSLMAMVGGIIAATFVGDKDPGFIHNGPLAGLVAICAGSDVVSPLGALVIGLVAGALFVKAFTWTQKNLKIDDVLGVWPLHGLCGVWGAIAVGIFGSTALGGLGGVSMMSQILGTLAGVAVALIGGFLVYILVDKLMGLRMSDEDQYEGADLSIHKIHANPPKEEF, encoded by the coding sequence ATGGAACAATTAACCACCAGTTTGGATGTGATGTTTATTTTGTTGGGTGCCATCTTGGTACTCTTTATGCACGCAGGTTTTGCTTTTTTAGAAGTTGGAACCGTTCAACATAAAAATCAGGTAAATGCATTGGTTAAAATAATGACCGATTTGGGTGTGTCCACCGTTGCCTATTTCTTTATTGGGTATGGTGTGGCTTATGGCGTTTTCCTCGGCTTCAACTTGGATGGACAATTAACGCAAGCCATGACAGAAAAATCGGGCTATGAACTGGTTAAGTTCTTTTTTCTAATGACTTTTGCGGCGGCGATTCCCGCGATTGTTTCCGGAGGAATTGCCGAGAGAGCTCGGTTCTATCCAGTTTTATTAGCGACCTTCTTAACCGTTGCCTTTATTTACCCGTTTTTTGAAGGAATGGCCTGGAACGGAAACCTGGGGATGCAAAGCTGGTTAGAAACCTCTTATGGTGCGCCTTTTCATGATTTTGCCGGTTCCATCGTTGTTCATGCCGTTGGGGGCTGGATTGCGTTAGCTGCGATTATCGTGCTTGGCTCTCGAACAGGACGTTATGACAGCAATGGTAATATGCGTCACGTTTATCCGCCTTCCAGTATTCCTTTCCTGGCGCTAGGGGCATGGATTTTATCCGTCGGTTGGTTTGGCTTTAACGTGATGTCAGCCCAAGCGATTGAGGGGATTCAAGGTTTAGTCGCAATGAACTCTCTAATGGCGATGGTGGGTGGCATTATCGCAGCGACATTTGTTGGTGATAAAGATCCTGGTTTTATTCATAATGGTCCTTTAGCAGGGTTGGTTGCAATCTGTGCAGGATCAGATGTAGTTAGCCCATTAGGTGCACTTGTGATTGGGCTAGTGGCTGGTGCTCTATTTGTGAAAGCGTTTACCTGGACACAGAAAAATTTAAAAATTGATGATGTTCTGGGGGTTTGGCCTTTACATGGTTTGTGTGGCGTATGGGGTGCGATTGCCGTCGGTATTTTTGGTAGCACAGCACTAGGCGGACTTGGTGGTGTTTCAATGATGTCCCAGATTCTAGGGACACTTGCAGGTGTCGCCGTGGCTCTAATAGGTGGATTCTTGGTGTATATTTTGGTCGATAAACTAATGGGACTGCGTATGTCGGATGAAGATCAATATGAAGGGGCTGATTTGTCAATTCATAAAATTCATGCCAACCCACCTAAAGAAGAATTTTAA
- a CDS encoding Lon protease family protein translates to MTMRKLPADQLYRFSQINSQDFQASTSDTKEFMKRFHPRAYQSLNFGLHLRRNQNHIFIMGEPGVGRIGMTKSMLREAAKRKEIPQDVVLVSDFSEANKTQYLYFKAGHGLGFKHAIEDLITQLKTQLPVVFDGHAYQLKNQQLENDLAQKQESALEPALDLAESLNIEVQQNENNFVLFAVVEGERLRMADLKKLDEPLQKYFMDALDQVEEALNKGLTHFPFLQHEYMDAGKKLNTDVTNEHLEPLIDALKMEFGENHGVKAYLDALQNAIVSKLHLFWDQSAEQVTSNAQTSMEELLAEQSGMSVFEVNLLVDHSGLKHAPVIYEQNATMPKLFGYTINSASANATDTLTLAMNHQAGLLQKANGGFLMLSIQSVLKDPEIWSNLKAALMSKRLTFEIPSSSSVVPYHLPDYPLEVTLVLIGQAEHFYALQELDAQFNRLFKVQVEFEVELERTSEHELVLAQQLSSEVEAWEDLPVVPSALERLIEYASRLVESQGRLYTNKAILRDVLAEANAFARAHDEQEVTRETIEATIQQRDFHTGLMEDYYHRAIIEEQVLIKVSGHHIGMVNGLTVLTMGRQSFGQPVRITAQASAGDEGVVDIEREIEMAGPIHSKGMLILSGYLRGRYMKLKSLGFSASVVMEQTYDGIEGDSASSAELIALISSIAQIPLRQDIAITGSVNQFGEIQPIGGVNEKIEGFFKVCKARGLTGSQGVVIPEANTKHLMLNAEVRNAVDAGEFHVYAMSHIDDALGLLSDMAVGEEQEDGSFPDGSINARVLKALEKMNEKHDNDDD, encoded by the coding sequence ATGACTATGCGTAAATTACCTGCCGATCAATTGTATCGATTCTCTCAAATAAACTCGCAAGACTTTCAAGCCAGTACATCGGATACTAAAGAGTTTATGAAACGCTTTCACCCTCGAGCGTATCAGTCGCTTAACTTTGGTTTACATTTAAGGCGTAACCAAAACCATATTTTCATTATGGGAGAGCCGGGAGTGGGTCGAATCGGTATGACGAAATCGATGCTTCGGGAAGCGGCTAAACGCAAAGAGATTCCGCAAGATGTGGTGTTGGTTTCCGATTTTAGCGAAGCCAATAAAACCCAGTATCTGTATTTTAAAGCTGGACACGGCTTGGGATTTAAACATGCCATTGAAGACTTGATTACGCAATTAAAAACACAGCTACCCGTCGTGTTTGATGGGCATGCCTATCAGCTAAAAAATCAGCAACTTGAAAATGATTTGGCACAAAAGCAAGAAAGCGCTTTGGAACCTGCATTGGATTTAGCTGAGTCGTTAAATATTGAAGTCCAACAAAATGAAAATAATTTTGTGTTGTTTGCGGTTGTCGAAGGCGAACGCTTACGCATGGCCGACTTGAAAAAGCTGGATGAACCTTTGCAGAAATATTTTATGGATGCATTGGATCAGGTTGAAGAAGCTTTAAACAAAGGGTTGACGCACTTTCCATTCTTGCAGCATGAATATATGGATGCGGGTAAAAAACTGAATACCGATGTTACCAATGAGCATTTAGAGCCTTTAATTGATGCTTTAAAAATGGAGTTTGGTGAAAATCATGGCGTTAAAGCGTATTTGGATGCGTTGCAAAATGCCATTGTTTCTAAGTTGCATTTGTTTTGGGATCAGTCAGCAGAGCAAGTGACCAGTAATGCACAAACATCCATGGAAGAGTTACTGGCAGAACAGTCAGGTATGTCGGTATTTGAAGTGAACTTGCTAGTTGACCATTCCGGCTTAAAGCATGCCCCCGTGATTTATGAACAGAATGCGACCATGCCAAAACTGTTTGGTTATACGATTAACTCTGCCAGTGCCAACGCAACCGATACTCTAACTTTGGCGATGAACCACCAGGCAGGGTTGTTACAGAAAGCAAACGGCGGTTTTTTGATGCTGAGTATTCAGTCGGTCTTAAAAGATCCCGAGATCTGGTCAAATCTGAAAGCTGCATTAATGAGTAAACGACTGACTTTTGAAATTCCTTCGTCCAGTAGTGTGGTGCCTTATCATTTACCTGACTATCCGTTGGAAGTGACGTTAGTGTTGATTGGTCAGGCAGAGCATTTTTATGCCTTGCAAGAGCTGGACGCTCAATTCAATCGTTTATTCAAAGTACAAGTTGAGTTTGAAGTGGAATTGGAAAGAACGTCTGAGCATGAATTGGTTTTAGCACAGCAACTGTCCAGTGAAGTGGAGGCCTGGGAAGATTTACCTGTGGTGCCTTCGGCGCTGGAACGTTTGATTGAGTATGCTTCGCGTTTGGTCGAGTCGCAAGGGCGCTTGTATACCAATAAAGCAATTCTGCGAGATGTTTTAGCGGAAGCGAATGCTTTTGCGCGAGCGCATGATGAACAAGAAGTGACGCGTGAGACCATTGAAGCAACTATTCAACAGCGGGATTTTCATACCGGGTTGATGGAAGATTATTACCATCGAGCAATTATTGAAGAACAGGTTTTAATTAAGGTCAGTGGACATCATATAGGCATGGTCAATGGCCTGACGGTTCTCACTATGGGGCGTCAATCATTTGGTCAGCCTGTTCGTATAACCGCACAAGCCTCTGCCGGGGATGAAGGTGTGGTGGATATCGAACGTGAAATAGAAATGGCCGGACCGATCCACTCTAAAGGGATGTTGATTTTGTCTGGGTATTTACGTGGCCGCTATATGAAGCTTAAATCATTAGGGTTTAGTGCCTCGGTGGTCATGGAGCAAACCTATGACGGGATTGAAGGTGACAGTGCGTCTTCTGCAGAATTGATTGCCTTGATTTCGTCGATTGCCCAAATCCCCTTACGTCAAGATATTGCGATTACCGGTTCTGTGAACCAGTTCGGAGAAATTCAGCCGATTGGTGGGGTGAATGAAAAGATTGAAGGGTTCTTTAAGGTCTGTAAAGCACGTGGTTTAACGGGTTCACAAGGGGTTGTGATTCCGGAAGCCAATACCAAGCATTTGATGCTGAATGCGGAAGTCAGAAATGCGGTTGATGCCGGAGAATTTCACGTCTATGCGATGAGTCATATTGATGATGCGTTAGGTTTGTTGTCGGACATGGCAGTCGGGGAAGAACAGGAAGACGGCTCTTTCCCTGATGGCAGCATTAATGCCCGAGTATTAAAAGCGCTTGAGAAGATGAACGAAAAACATGATAACGATGATGATTAA